In Apium graveolens cultivar Ventura chromosome 10, ASM990537v1, whole genome shotgun sequence, the following are encoded in one genomic region:
- the LOC141693466 gene encoding uncharacterized protein At4g22758-like: MSSPKSHRRKYEEKSRKASSFHGRTSETMAVAKLNRPRTVPELFAGKRVPGVSLPEAKPAKLTKLLLNVTVQRSLGALMVIMSPESTVGDLIAAVIRQYVKEGRRPILGSTDFGDFDLHYSQFSLESLDREEELINLGSRNFFLCPRKLVETATESGGGKRPTQCSEEAEEEWMTKLAWLKLMEILL; encoded by the exons ATGTCATCACCGAAGAGTCATCGGAGAAAATACGAAGAAAAAAGCCGAAAAGCGTCATCGTTCCACGGAAGAACATCGGAGACGATGGCAGTGGCGAAGCTTAACAGGCCGAGAACGGTACCGGAACTTTTTGCCGGAAAAAGAGTCCCCGGAGTTTCGTTGCCGGAGGCGAAACCGGCGAAGTTAACGAAGCTGTTATTGAACGTGACTGTTCAACGGAGCTTAGGTGCGTTGATGGTGATCATGTCGCCGGAGTCAACGGTCGGTGACTTGATTGCGGCGGTGATACGGCAGTATGTAAAGGAAGGAAGGCGGCCGATTTTAGGGTCGACGGATTTTGGTGACTTTGATCTTCATTACTCGCAGTTTAGCTTGGAAA GTTTGGATAGGGAGGAGGAGCTGATAAATTTAGGATCAAGAAACTTCTTTCTGTGCCCTAGAAAACTGGTGGAGACTGCGACGGAGAGTGGGGGCGGAAAAAGGCCGACGCAGTGCTCAGAGGAAGCCGAGGAAGAATGGATGACGAAGCTTGCGTGGCTTAAATTAATGGAGATCTTGTTATGA